In Vigna angularis cultivar LongXiaoDou No.4 chromosome 8, ASM1680809v1, whole genome shotgun sequence, one DNA window encodes the following:
- the LOC108344927 gene encoding phenolic glucoside malonyltransferase 1, whose product MKFLAMAEARSVKVVEVCSVAPSEAAATTNCSTPTSLSLTFFDLLWLRSPPVERVFFYELPNTTISFFDTILPNLKLSLSLTLQHFLPLAGTITWPLESPHPIINYVPGNAVSFTIAESTTDFNMLCSNTCQASLLHHLIPHLPTSDEQASVMALQVTLFPGSGFSIGIATHHAATDGKATTLFLKAWAYVCSNNFTESSFSSLPKHLTPFYDRSMINDTEGIGERCLKNWLNIGGPNNRSMKVWDLGGVNAMSAESVRGSFELTSSNIGQLKQHAKSKLGENAHVSTYLVACAYMLQCLVKAEQPKTDGVAFLFSVDCRTRMETPISSTYFGNCIMGHKVMDGTRKLLGDDGFINGVEGMNEALKKLEDGVFSEAVNMSTIMKIARDNRILTTAGSPRFEVYSIDFGWGRPMKVDMTSIGKTGAFCVSESRNENGGIEISLVLKKQEMETFVAHFNQGLQSL is encoded by the coding sequence ATGAAGTTCTTAGCTATGGCGGAAGCAAGAAGTGTGAAAGTTGTTGAAGTTTGCAGTGTGGCACCATCAGAGGCAGCAGCAACTACCAATTGCTCCACTCCGACATCTTTGTCTCTAACATTCTTTGACCTACTATGGTTAAGGAGTCCCCCAGTTGAACGTGTTTTCTTCTATGAACTTCCCAACACAACCATCTCCTTCTTTGACACCATTCTTCCCAATCTCAAACTCTCCCTTTCTCTCACACTCCAACACTTTCTCCCTCTTGCTGGCACCATCACATGGCCCCTTGAATCTCCTCACCCCATCATCAACTATGTCCCTGGCAATGCCGTTTCCTTCACCATAGCTGAATCCACCACTGATTTCAACATGCTTTGTTCCAATACCTGTCAGGCTTCTCTGCTCCATCATCTGATACCCCACTTGCCCACTTCCGATGAACAAGCATCTGTGATGGCCCTCCAGGTTACCCTTTTTCCTGGTTCTGGTTTTTCCATCGGAATAGCCACACACCATGCAGCCACGGATGGGAAAGCCACAACTTTGTTTCTCAAAGCATGGGCCTATGTTTGCTCCAATAACTTCACAGAATCATCGTTTTCGTCGTTGCCAAAACACCTCACGCCATTCTATGACAGGTCAATGATAAACGACACCGAAGGAATCGGTGAGAGGTGTTTGAAGAATTGGTTGAACATCGGTGGACCAAACAACAGGAGCATGAAGGTGTGGGATCTTGGAGGTGTAAATGCAATGTCAGCCGAATCAGTCAGAGGGTCGTTCGAGTTAACCTCTTCAAACATCGGACAACTGAAGCAACATGCAAAATCTAAGCTCGGTGAGAATGCTCATGTGTCAACATATTTGGTTGCGTGTGCTTATATGTTGCAGTGTTTGGTGAAGGCAGAACAACCTAAGACTGATGGAGTAGCCTTTTTGTTCAGTGTGGACTGTAGGACTCGTATGGAGACACCCATTTCCTCCACGTATTTTGGAAACTGTATCATGGGTCATAAGGTTATGGACGGAACAAGGAAATTGTTAGGAGATGATGGTTTCATCAATGGTGTTGAAGGGATGAATGAAGCTTTGAAGAAGTTGGAGGATGGGGTGTTTAGTGAGGCAGTGAATATGTCTACAATTATGAAAATTGCGAGGGATAATCGAATACTTACAACTGCAGGATCACCACGATTTGAGGTATATAGTATTGATTTTGGATGGGGAAGGCCAATGAAGGTGGATATGACATCCATAGGCAAAACTGGAGCATTCTGTGTTTCTGAAAGTAGGAATGAGAATGGAGGAATTGAGATTAGTTTGGTGTTGAAGAAGCAAGAAATGGAAACTTTCGTTGCTCATTTTAATCAAGGTCTTCAATCCCTTTAA